The following proteins are encoded in a genomic region of Drosophila willistoni isolate 14030-0811.24 chromosome 3R, UCI_dwil_1.1, whole genome shotgun sequence:
- the LOC6647842 gene encoding caltractin, producing the protein MDNPKKVPTFNLTTEQEIDIKKAFDIFDTKRTGFIEFKKLRLALYYLDIDCTMDDIRDFIDQVDNKKTGLLSYQDFFQFMRLKMSEMGILNVFMQSFSYFDTNCTGLISFDDFKRVAKELDIKITDIELHEIIRTADLDGDGKVGREDLMAVMKANRLI; encoded by the coding sequence ATGGATAACCCAAAGAAAGTACCCACATTCAATCTAACAACGGAACAGGAAATCGACATAAAGAAGGCATTCGATATATTCGATACTAAGCGCACTGGTTTCATTGAGTTTAAAAAGTTGCGTCTGGCCTTGTATTATTTGGATATTGATTGCACCATGGATGATATTCGTGACTTTATAGATCAAGTTGACAATAAGAAGACCGGACTCTTATCTTATCAGGatttctttcaatttatgCGTTTGAAAATGTCAGAAATGGGTATTTTGAATGTTTTCATGCAGTCGTTTTCATATTTCGACACTAACTGCACTGGATTAATATCATTTGATGATTTCAAACGTGTTGCCAAGGAGTTGGATATAAAAATAACCGATATTGAATTGCATGAGATAATTCGTACTGCCGATTTGGATGGCGATGGAAAAGTGGGTCGTGAAGATCTAATGGCTGTCATGAAGGCCAATAGATTGATTTAA